In Drosophila teissieri strain GT53w chromosome 2R, Prin_Dtei_1.1, whole genome shotgun sequence, the following proteins share a genomic window:
- the LOC122615209 gene encoding uncharacterized protein LOC122615209 isoform X1 — translation MEQLFQNYRDDERRIGEEYLSSLQDLNCNSKPLINMLTMLAEENINYAHIIVKVVEYYISQVAPEFKLPILYLIDSIVKNVKSSYVQLFGQCIVNIFLNAFESVQHSQSQVLEKVRERMYALRQTWNEVFPPSKMYALDVKVKRLDNNWPITAKQPTNKIHVNPAIHVNPDFLKTGMVPVMPVNPTMPSDMEEILQAKTRELLELKKRKLELELEQTKKHLEEQERQLNQATDAMAGAPIIMPAPSGAAIRPPITDPNLAARNQRAPGAMGNVGPMHNMPAAQQNFANKPKVNPVNPALLNSVRQRDPRLARQMQSQSSHPAAPARNDPRLASKSSSSQKSSRSRSKSPVRNSSSRSVKSGNSSHSSSSSRKRSESKSSTASSSSSGSDVRHKGGPGSSSNQSPVKRSGKNSSKDSDRYVRNGSPSASAKRKSSSPSSSPSKSKRSTSHKSSSSRGKTSSGRSRSRSPVFMDVDLRSGVRSKSPESRTAATSSLPLAGASAAAAAKAPKDLEKPNLSTVSLLNSNPTTSGSPSASLVRQASPSPSSSSISSQGNVSDALQQSITKLLQVQGGSGVAEKRPADALPPEIDGEEQPPQHKRSKSAKLDALFGSEDVDLRREIPVVKPGVIVVEDDSLDDCDVGKPTKKSGSPPKKATLEELRAKLANSARIQNKQGKSDKAKDQAVSQRIKQLAELKVNDDSQEAHDEKVRTILSQAQEMYENHGMNQEQYKDLVQKVVAINENSKIKESRRRDDDLERNAARDAVLRKRIPKLKGNENHSMGSPHSDGSPRYDDQPSAAPEKPTNKRDKTKRDIKRRKPSKWGDQVDPGAAQRTAWQLANANANNNNNNNKRGGIQLPVQPQPGFRGMPWQQPPAMVMAQSAVPPPPQPPSMIGMPPVPPVTMTKAINSLDNPMADVVRSITIDGGSKEIRFYNQVAIIFMDGDQPHEIGFQPGQRVILIDHNEPLPLCFNDDYKPFQLDGQLHRIRFGFPSRELYIDEHWYEIYFGGPPVSVPIGNKLHIIKAEGPPPNVDIGRVRRDLVVGKINMIVDAHTIVPLFLDARQQTFQLGAEQHSLQFVDSFQYALLDGQLQKIEYGGLPKGMMLNGGRSCFIRFGTLPKGVIAGKTHVADMVYIKTDAPAEPPKPPPIIVKPPPVVEQPKPAPVAVAPISLPAAAAALESLNINDLFQKLVSSGIIGGAAAAPTLPAADSSAAKEPTTSATESSTVSATAAPAPVPAGPPMEPIKRIDLRKPETIKTRQAAVVAVLYLGMQCSSCGVRFPPEQTIKYSQHLDWHFRQNRRERDSTRKATSRRWYYDLNDWRQYEEIEDVEEREKNFLEAQGQPGGIEALEELSQQRSLDSPVPTCAAGTDDVDHCCDMCHEKFEQFYNEELEEWHLRSAIRVEDKIYHPLCYEDYKTSLNPPAEVKSDQDVDMNNTDDNAMDTLIKVEDDDDEGAPKTSQAIFDDDDDDVIVLPNEEPSVTEIVDDDDEDEYVPGNVTRADMGNESQDKTESNSETKEPEKDQVELGEQPQNESANESDVEIQEPNIPFTDLDTYVEKEMDEATKAALLNVKIKEEPKDEYEEDEDDGFEDVGTVVSLLPLPEDEISIHSSETQTHTIGSSASPATIERPASVTSLSLPANEADEVEQGDVTADTDTELNGEKQEATHNLSAVGPALPLASIVNKIKINITKNTSSNSHNSASNTTTTDSQVSAISVIGGSGGAAGGASGAADSVQQVNAIQTISTIPVLCGGNTFVPKIATSTPSNVISSISVIGSNYGGSSSNNASRSTTATASTAAATLPAETACRKSPTPPLATVDPDPEPVVELKPALRNATLKRTKKVQNGIETSGLCSIM, via the exons ATGGAGCAGCTATTTCAGAACTACCGCGACGATGAGCGGAGGATCGGCGAGGAGTACCTGTCCAGTCTGCAGGACctcaactgcaacagcaagcCATTGATCAATATGCTCACGATGCTTGCCGAGGAGAACATCAACTACGCCCACATCATTGTTAAAGTGGTGGAATATTACATCAGCCAg GTGGCGCCCGAATTTAAATTGCCCATACTATATTTAATTGATTCGATAGTAAAGAATGTGAAAAGCAGCTACGTCCAATTGTTTGGACAATGCATAGTCAACATATTCCTCAACGCCTTTGAATCG GTACAGCACTCACAGTCGCAGGTTTTGGAAAAGGTGCGGGAACGCATGTACGCCCTGCGTCAGACCTGGAACGAGGTCTTCCCGCCATCCAAGATGTACGCCCTGGATGTTAAGGTGAAGCGTCTGGATAACAACTGGCCCATCACGGCCAAACAGCCAACTAATAAAATTCACGTCAATCCGGCCATTCATGTGAATCCAGACTTTTTGAAAACG GGTATGGTTCCTGTGATGCCCGTTAACCCCACAATGCCCAGCGACATGGAGGAGATACTGCAAGCCAAAACTCGCGAGTTGCTGGAGCTCAAGAAGCGCAAACTGGAACTCGAGCTGGAGCAAACCAAAAAGCATTTAGAGGAGCAGGAGCGTCAGCTCAACCAAGCCACTGACGCGATGGCTGGAGCACCGATTATCATGCCTGCACCTTCTGGAGCTGCTATTCGTCCGCCAATCACAGATCCCAATCTGGCAGCGCGTAATCAACGAGCACCAGGAGCAATGGGCAATGTCGGTCCCATGCATAACATGCCAGCGGCCCAGCAG AATTTTGCCAATAAACCAAAAGTCAATCCGGTCAATCCGGCACTGCTGAACTCGGTGCGCCAACGAGATCCGAGACTAGCGCGCCAGATGCAGTCGCAGTCCTCACATCCAGCTGCGCCGGCACGTAACGATCCTCGGCTGGCGTCCAAATCGAGCTCCTCACAGAAGTCTAGTCGGTCGCGCAGCAAATCGCCTGtgcgcaacagcagcagtcgctCTGTAAAAAGTGGAAACTCTAGCCACAGCAGTTCGTCGAGCCGCAAGCGTAGTGAGTCCAAGAGTTCTACGGCTTCCTCATCTTCGTCGGGCTCTGATGTTCGACACAAGGGCGGCCCTGGCAGCAGCTCCAACCAATCTCCAGTCAAGCGATCCGGTAAGAACTCGTCTAAGGATTCGGATCGCTATGTTCGCAATGGATCTCCTTCGGCATCTGCGAAGCGCAAGAGCAGCTCACCGAGTAGCTCGCCCTCGAAATCCAAGCGCAGCACGTCGCACAAGTCATCTTCATCGCGAGGAAAGACTTCTTCTGGACGATCCCGCAGTCGATCTCCAGTCTTCATGGACGTTGACTTGCGCAGCGGAGTCCGAAGCAAGTCACCAGAGAGCAGGACAGCGGCCACATCATCCTTACCACTGGCGGGCGcatcagcagccgcagcagctaAAGCACCAAAAGATTTAGAGAAAC CGAATCTATCAACAGTATCACTGCTCAACTCAAATCCCACGACTTCAGGATCACCATCAGCATCTCTAGTCAGGCAAGCGTCGCCCAGTCCCTCGTCCTCGTCTATTTCCTCGCAGGGTAATGTATCGGACGCCCTGCAGCAGTCGATTACCAAGTTGCTGCAGGTGCAAGGTGGTTCCGGTGTCGCCGAGAAACGTCCCGCCGACGCACTACCGCCAGAGATCGACGGTGAAGAACAGCCGCCGCAACACAAGCGCAGCAAGTCAGCCAAACTGGACGC TCTCTTTGGCAGTGAGGATGTGGACCTGCGTCGCGAGATTCCAGTCGTCAAGCCAGGAGTTATTGTCGTCGAAGACGATTCATTGGACGACTGCGATGTGGGCAAG CCCACAAAGAAATCTGGCTCGCCGCCCAAGAAGGCAACGTTGGAGGAACTGCGCGCCAAGTTGGCGAACTCGGCTCGAATCCAGAATAAGCAGGGAAAGTCTG ACAAAGCCAAGGATCAGGCCGTGTCACAGCGCATTAAGCAGCTAGCGGAGTTGAAAGTCAACGACGATTCTCAGGAGGCGCACGACGAGAAGGTGCGCACCATTCTCAGCCAGGCGCAGGAGATGTATGAGAATCACGGCATGAATCAGGAGCAGTACAAGGATCTTGTCCAAAAAGTGGTGGCCATCAATGAGAACAGCAAGATAAAAGAATCCCGACGCCGAGACGACGATCTCGAGCGCAATGCGGCCAGGGATGCAGTGCTTCGCAAACGTATTCCCAAGCTGAAGGGCAACGAAAATCATTCTATGGGCTCACCGCATAGCGATGGATCGCCCAGGTACGACGATCAGCCGTCAGCTGCTCCGGAGAAGCCCACCAACAAAAGAGATAAGACCAAGCGTGATATTAAGCGTCGCAAGCCCAGCAAATGGGGCGACCAAGTGGATCCAGGGGCAGCTCAACGCACTGCCTGGCAGctggccaatgccaatgccaacaataataataataacaacaagcGCGGCGGCATCCAATTGCCGGTTCAGCCTCAGCCCGGATTCCGTGGCATGCCTTGGCAGCAGCCACCAGCCATGGTGATGGCCCAGTCCGCAGTGCCGCCGCCCCCGCAACCGCCGTCGATGATTGGCATGCCACCCGTGCCACCGGTGACCATGACTAAGGCCATTAATTCCCTTGACAATCCCATGGCTGACGTAGTGCGAAGCATCACGATCGACGGTGGCTCCAAGGAGATTCGCTTCTACAACCAGGTGGCCATTATCTTCATGGATGGCGATCAGCCGCATGAAATTGGCTTCCAGCCGGGTCAGCGAGTGATCCTCATCGATCACAATGAACCGCTGCCGCTTTGCTTCAACGACGATTACAAGCCGTTCCAGTTGGATGGACAGCTTCACCGGATTCGGTTTGGCTTCCCATCGCGCGAACTTTACATCGACGAGCACTGGTACGAGATCTACTTTGGCGGTCCACCAGTATCCGTGCCCATTGGAAACAAACTGCATATAATCAAAGCTGAGGGACCACCGCCCAACGTAGACATTGGCCGAGTGCGAAGGGATCTGGTTGTAGGCAAAATCAATATGATTGTAGATGCGCACACTATAGTGCCGCTCTTTCTGGACGCCAGACAGCAGACCTTCCAGCTGGGCGCCGAGCAGCATTCGCTGCAGTTTGTGGACAGTTTCCAATACGCTCTGCTCGACGGGCAGCTGCAGAAGATCGAGTATGGTGGTCTCCCCAAAGGAATGATGCTGAACGGCGGCCGCAGCTGCTTCATTAGATTTGGCACGCTGCCCAAAGGAGTCATTGCAGGAAAAACCCACGTGGCAGATATGGTGTACATTAAGACTGATGCTCCTGCAGAGCCTCCCAAGCCGCCGCCAATTATTGTGAAACCACCGCCAGTGGTGGAGCAACCGAAACCCGCCCCAGTTGCTGTCGCCCCCATTTCCCTTCCAGCAGCCGCCGCTGCTCTGGAGAGCTTGAACATCAATGATTTGTTCCAAAAGCTTGTCTCGTCTGGAATAATTGGTGGTGCCGCTGCAGCACCAACTCTGCCTGCCGCAGACTCATCAGCGGCCAAAGAGCCAACTACCTCTGCCACCGAATCCTCAACTGTGTCTGCCACcgcagctcctgctccagtgCCTGCTGGTCCCCCCATGGAGCCCATCAAGCGCATCGATCTCCGCAAGCCAGAGACCATCAAGACCCGCcaggcggcggtggtggccgTCCTCTACCTGGGAatgcagtgcagcagctgTGGAGTGCGGTTCCCGCCAGAGCAAACAATTAAGTACAGCCAGCATCTGGATTGGCACTTCCGCCAGAATAGGCGGGAGCGGGATTCCACTAGGAAAGCCACCTCGCGCAGATGGTACTACGATCTCAACGACTGGAGGCAATACGAAGAAATCGAAGATGTGGAGGAGCGAGAAAAGAACTTCCTGGAGGCCCAGGGCCAGCCGGGCGGCATTGAGGCCCTGGAAGAGCTCTCTCAACAACGCTCTCTGGACTCACCCGTGCCAACGTGTGCTGCCGGAACGGATGATGTGGATCACTGCTGTGACATGTGCCACGAGAAGTTCGAGCAGTTCTACAACGAAGAGCTCGAGGAGTGGCATCTGCGAAGCGCTATTCGCGTGGAAGATAAGATCTACCATCCTCTATGCTACGAGGACTACAAGACCTCGTTGAATCCTCCAGCAGAGGTGAAGTCCGACCAGGACGTGGACATGAACAACACCGATGACAATGCCATGGACACACTGATCAAAGTGgaggacgatgacgatgaag GTGCGCCCAAAACATCACAAGCCATTttcgatgacgatgatgacgacgtCATCGTGCTGCCCAATGAAGAGCCTAGTGTCACGGAAATcgtcgacgacgacgatgaggacGAGTATGTTCCGGGAAATGTGACACGAGCGGACATGGGCAATGAGTCTCAGGACAAAACAGAGTCCAACTCCGAGACAAAAGAACCGGAGAAGGATCAGGTTGAGCTGGGTGAACAGCCGCAAAACGAATCGGCCAACGAATCCGATGTCGAGATCCAAGAGCCAAACATTCCTTTTACGGATCTGGACACGTATGTGGAGAAGGAGATGGATGAGGCCACCAAGGCTGCTCTGCTGAACGTAAAGATCAAGGAGGAGCCCAAGGATGAGTAtgaggaggacgaggatgatgGATTCGAAGATGTGGGCACGGTGGTTTCGCTTTTGCCTCTGCCCGAGGACGAGATCTCCATTCACAGCAGCG AAACTCAAACACACACCATCGGCTCGTCAGCTTCGCCGGCCACCATCGAGCGGCCAGCATCGGTGACCTCGCTCTCCCTGCCCGCCAATGAGGCGGACGAGGTGGAGCAGGGCGATGTGACCGCCGATACGGATACGGAATTGAACGGGGAGAAGCAGGAGGCCACGCATAACCTAAGCGCAGTGGGACCGGCGTTACCTTTGGCTAGcatagttaataaaataaagataaatatcACTAAGAATACGAGTAGTAATAGTCATAATAGTGCCTCCAACACCACGACAACGGACTCGCAAGTCTCGGCCATAAGCGTCATCGGTGGatcaggaggagcagctggtggTGCATCCGGAGCCGCCGATTCTGTCCAGCAGGTGAACGCCATTCAAACCATTTCCACCATTCCAGTGCTGTGCGGCGGCAACACGTTCGTGCCGAAGATTGCGACCAGCACGCCCTCCAACGTAATCAGCTCGATCTCGGTAATTGGCAGCAATTACggcggaagcagcagcaacaatgccaGCCGAAGCACCACTGCCACCGCATCCACAGCGGCTGCCACGCTTCCGGCGGAGACGGCCTGCCGGAAGTCGCCCACTCCGCCGCTCGCCACCGTTGATCCGGATCCGGAGCCCGTCGTGGAACTGAAGCCGGCGCTGCGCAACGCCACACTGAAGCGGACGAAGAAGGTGCAGAACGGCATCGAGACGTCGGGCCTGTGCTCGATCATGTAA
- the LOC122615209 gene encoding uncharacterized protein LOC122615209 isoform X3, with the protein MEQLFQNYRDDERRIGEEYLSSLQDLNCNSKPLINMLTMLAEENINYAHIIVKVVEYYISQVAPEFKLPILYLIDSIVKNVKSSYVQLFGQCIVNIFLNAFESVQHSQSQVLEKVRERMYALRQTWNEVFPPSKMYALDVKVKRLDNNWPITAKQPTNKIHVNPAIHVNPDFLKTGMVPVMPVNPTMPSDMEEILQAKTRELLELKKRKLELELEQTKKHLEEQERQLNQATDAMAGAPIIMPAPSGAAIRPPITDPNLAARNQRAPGAMGNVGPMHNMPAAQQNFANKPKVNPVNPALLNSVRQRDPRLARQMQSQSSHPAAPARNDPRLASKSSSSQKSSRSRSKSPVRNSSSRSVKSGNSSHSSSSSRKRSESKSSTASSSSSGSDVRHKGGPGSSSNQSPVKRSGKNSSKDSDRYVRNGSPSASAKRKSSSPSSSPSKSKRSTSHKSSSSRGKTSSGRSRSRSPVFMDVDLRSGVRSKSPESRTAATSSLPLAGASAAAAAKAPKDLEKRSPSASLVRQASPSPSSSSISSQGNVSDALQQSITKLLQVQGGSGVAEKRPADALPPEIDGEEQPPQHKRSKSAKLDALFGSEDVDLRREIPVVKPGVIVVEDDSLDDCDVGKPTKKSGSPPKKATLEELRAKLANSARIQNKQGKSDKAKDQAVSQRIKQLAELKVNDDSQEAHDEKVRTILSQAQEMYENHGMNQEQYKDLVQKVVAINENSKIKESRRRDDDLERNAARDAVLRKRIPKLKGNENHSMGSPHSDGSPRYDDQPSAAPEKPTNKRDKTKRDIKRRKPSKWGDQVDPGAAQRTAWQLANANANNNNNNNKRGGIQLPVQPQPGFRGMPWQQPPAMVMAQSAVPPPPQPPSMIGMPPVPPVTMTKAINSLDNPMADVVRSITIDGGSKEIRFYNQVAIIFMDGDQPHEIGFQPGQRVILIDHNEPLPLCFNDDYKPFQLDGQLHRIRFGFPSRELYIDEHWYEIYFGGPPVSVPIGNKLHIIKAEGPPPNVDIGRVRRDLVVGKINMIVDAHTIVPLFLDARQQTFQLGAEQHSLQFVDSFQYALLDGQLQKIEYGGLPKGMMLNGGRSCFIRFGTLPKGVIAGKTHVADMVYIKTDAPAEPPKPPPIIVKPPPVVEQPKPAPVAVAPISLPAAAAALESLNINDLFQKLVSSGIIGGAAAAPTLPAADSSAAKEPTTSATESSTVSATAAPAPVPAGPPMEPIKRIDLRKPETIKTRQAAVVAVLYLGMQCSSCGVRFPPEQTIKYSQHLDWHFRQNRRERDSTRKATSRRWYYDLNDWRQYEEIEDVEEREKNFLEAQGQPGGIEALEELSQQRSLDSPVPTCAAGTDDVDHCCDMCHEKFEQFYNEELEEWHLRSAIRVEDKIYHPLCYEDYKTSLNPPAEVKSDQDVDMNNTDDNAMDTLIKVEDDDDEGAPKTSQAIFDDDDDDVIVLPNEEPSVTEIVDDDDEDEYVPGNVTRADMGNESQDKTESNSETKEPEKDQVELGEQPQNESANESDVEIQEPNIPFTDLDTYVEKEMDEATKAALLNVKIKEEPKDEYEEDEDDGFEDVGTVVSLLPLPEDEISIHSSETQTHTIGSSASPATIERPASVTSLSLPANEADEVEQGDVTADTDTELNGEKQEATHNLSAVGPALPLASIVNKIKINITKNTSSNSHNSASNTTTTDSQVSAISVIGGSGGAAGGASGAADSVQQVNAIQTISTIPVLCGGNTFVPKIATSTPSNVISSISVIGSNYGGSSSNNASRSTTATASTAAATLPAETACRKSPTPPLATVDPDPEPVVELKPALRNATLKRTKKVQNGIETSGLCSIM; encoded by the exons ATGGAGCAGCTATTTCAGAACTACCGCGACGATGAGCGGAGGATCGGCGAGGAGTACCTGTCCAGTCTGCAGGACctcaactgcaacagcaagcCATTGATCAATATGCTCACGATGCTTGCCGAGGAGAACATCAACTACGCCCACATCATTGTTAAAGTGGTGGAATATTACATCAGCCAg GTGGCGCCCGAATTTAAATTGCCCATACTATATTTAATTGATTCGATAGTAAAGAATGTGAAAAGCAGCTACGTCCAATTGTTTGGACAATGCATAGTCAACATATTCCTCAACGCCTTTGAATCG GTACAGCACTCACAGTCGCAGGTTTTGGAAAAGGTGCGGGAACGCATGTACGCCCTGCGTCAGACCTGGAACGAGGTCTTCCCGCCATCCAAGATGTACGCCCTGGATGTTAAGGTGAAGCGTCTGGATAACAACTGGCCCATCACGGCCAAACAGCCAACTAATAAAATTCACGTCAATCCGGCCATTCATGTGAATCCAGACTTTTTGAAAACG GGTATGGTTCCTGTGATGCCCGTTAACCCCACAATGCCCAGCGACATGGAGGAGATACTGCAAGCCAAAACTCGCGAGTTGCTGGAGCTCAAGAAGCGCAAACTGGAACTCGAGCTGGAGCAAACCAAAAAGCATTTAGAGGAGCAGGAGCGTCAGCTCAACCAAGCCACTGACGCGATGGCTGGAGCACCGATTATCATGCCTGCACCTTCTGGAGCTGCTATTCGTCCGCCAATCACAGATCCCAATCTGGCAGCGCGTAATCAACGAGCACCAGGAGCAATGGGCAATGTCGGTCCCATGCATAACATGCCAGCGGCCCAGCAG AATTTTGCCAATAAACCAAAAGTCAATCCGGTCAATCCGGCACTGCTGAACTCGGTGCGCCAACGAGATCCGAGACTAGCGCGCCAGATGCAGTCGCAGTCCTCACATCCAGCTGCGCCGGCACGTAACGATCCTCGGCTGGCGTCCAAATCGAGCTCCTCACAGAAGTCTAGTCGGTCGCGCAGCAAATCGCCTGtgcgcaacagcagcagtcgctCTGTAAAAAGTGGAAACTCTAGCCACAGCAGTTCGTCGAGCCGCAAGCGTAGTGAGTCCAAGAGTTCTACGGCTTCCTCATCTTCGTCGGGCTCTGATGTTCGACACAAGGGCGGCCCTGGCAGCAGCTCCAACCAATCTCCAGTCAAGCGATCCGGTAAGAACTCGTCTAAGGATTCGGATCGCTATGTTCGCAATGGATCTCCTTCGGCATCTGCGAAGCGCAAGAGCAGCTCACCGAGTAGCTCGCCCTCGAAATCCAAGCGCAGCACGTCGCACAAGTCATCTTCATCGCGAGGAAAGACTTCTTCTGGACGATCCCGCAGTCGATCTCCAGTCTTCATGGACGTTGACTTGCGCAGCGGAGTCCGAAGCAAGTCACCAGAGAGCAGGACAGCGGCCACATCATCCTTACCACTGGCGGGCGcatcagcagccgcagcagctaAAGCACCAAAAGATTTAGAGAAAC GATCACCATCAGCATCTCTAGTCAGGCAAGCGTCGCCCAGTCCCTCGTCCTCGTCTATTTCCTCGCAGGGTAATGTATCGGACGCCCTGCAGCAGTCGATTACCAAGTTGCTGCAGGTGCAAGGTGGTTCCGGTGTCGCCGAGAAACGTCCCGCCGACGCACTACCGCCAGAGATCGACGGTGAAGAACAGCCGCCGCAACACAAGCGCAGCAAGTCAGCCAAACTGGACGC TCTCTTTGGCAGTGAGGATGTGGACCTGCGTCGCGAGATTCCAGTCGTCAAGCCAGGAGTTATTGTCGTCGAAGACGATTCATTGGACGACTGCGATGTGGGCAAG CCCACAAAGAAATCTGGCTCGCCGCCCAAGAAGGCAACGTTGGAGGAACTGCGCGCCAAGTTGGCGAACTCGGCTCGAATCCAGAATAAGCAGGGAAAGTCTG ACAAAGCCAAGGATCAGGCCGTGTCACAGCGCATTAAGCAGCTAGCGGAGTTGAAAGTCAACGACGATTCTCAGGAGGCGCACGACGAGAAGGTGCGCACCATTCTCAGCCAGGCGCAGGAGATGTATGAGAATCACGGCATGAATCAGGAGCAGTACAAGGATCTTGTCCAAAAAGTGGTGGCCATCAATGAGAACAGCAAGATAAAAGAATCCCGACGCCGAGACGACGATCTCGAGCGCAATGCGGCCAGGGATGCAGTGCTTCGCAAACGTATTCCCAAGCTGAAGGGCAACGAAAATCATTCTATGGGCTCACCGCATAGCGATGGATCGCCCAGGTACGACGATCAGCCGTCAGCTGCTCCGGAGAAGCCCACCAACAAAAGAGATAAGACCAAGCGTGATATTAAGCGTCGCAAGCCCAGCAAATGGGGCGACCAAGTGGATCCAGGGGCAGCTCAACGCACTGCCTGGCAGctggccaatgccaatgccaacaataataataataacaacaagcGCGGCGGCATCCAATTGCCGGTTCAGCCTCAGCCCGGATTCCGTGGCATGCCTTGGCAGCAGCCACCAGCCATGGTGATGGCCCAGTCCGCAGTGCCGCCGCCCCCGCAACCGCCGTCGATGATTGGCATGCCACCCGTGCCACCGGTGACCATGACTAAGGCCATTAATTCCCTTGACAATCCCATGGCTGACGTAGTGCGAAGCATCACGATCGACGGTGGCTCCAAGGAGATTCGCTTCTACAACCAGGTGGCCATTATCTTCATGGATGGCGATCAGCCGCATGAAATTGGCTTCCAGCCGGGTCAGCGAGTGATCCTCATCGATCACAATGAACCGCTGCCGCTTTGCTTCAACGACGATTACAAGCCGTTCCAGTTGGATGGACAGCTTCACCGGATTCGGTTTGGCTTCCCATCGCGCGAACTTTACATCGACGAGCACTGGTACGAGATCTACTTTGGCGGTCCACCAGTATCCGTGCCCATTGGAAACAAACTGCATATAATCAAAGCTGAGGGACCACCGCCCAACGTAGACATTGGCCGAGTGCGAAGGGATCTGGTTGTAGGCAAAATCAATATGATTGTAGATGCGCACACTATAGTGCCGCTCTTTCTGGACGCCAGACAGCAGACCTTCCAGCTGGGCGCCGAGCAGCATTCGCTGCAGTTTGTGGACAGTTTCCAATACGCTCTGCTCGACGGGCAGCTGCAGAAGATCGAGTATGGTGGTCTCCCCAAAGGAATGATGCTGAACGGCGGCCGCAGCTGCTTCATTAGATTTGGCACGCTGCCCAAAGGAGTCATTGCAGGAAAAACCCACGTGGCAGATATGGTGTACATTAAGACTGATGCTCCTGCAGAGCCTCCCAAGCCGCCGCCAATTATTGTGAAACCACCGCCAGTGGTGGAGCAACCGAAACCCGCCCCAGTTGCTGTCGCCCCCATTTCCCTTCCAGCAGCCGCCGCTGCTCTGGAGAGCTTGAACATCAATGATTTGTTCCAAAAGCTTGTCTCGTCTGGAATAATTGGTGGTGCCGCTGCAGCACCAACTCTGCCTGCCGCAGACTCATCAGCGGCCAAAGAGCCAACTACCTCTGCCACCGAATCCTCAACTGTGTCTGCCACcgcagctcctgctccagtgCCTGCTGGTCCCCCCATGGAGCCCATCAAGCGCATCGATCTCCGCAAGCCAGAGACCATCAAGACCCGCcaggcggcggtggtggccgTCCTCTACCTGGGAatgcagtgcagcagctgTGGAGTGCGGTTCCCGCCAGAGCAAACAATTAAGTACAGCCAGCATCTGGATTGGCACTTCCGCCAGAATAGGCGGGAGCGGGATTCCACTAGGAAAGCCACCTCGCGCAGATGGTACTACGATCTCAACGACTGGAGGCAATACGAAGAAATCGAAGATGTGGAGGAGCGAGAAAAGAACTTCCTGGAGGCCCAGGGCCAGCCGGGCGGCATTGAGGCCCTGGAAGAGCTCTCTCAACAACGCTCTCTGGACTCACCCGTGCCAACGTGTGCTGCCGGAACGGATGATGTGGATCACTGCTGTGACATGTGCCACGAGAAGTTCGAGCAGTTCTACAACGAAGAGCTCGAGGAGTGGCATCTGCGAAGCGCTATTCGCGTGGAAGATAAGATCTACCATCCTCTATGCTACGAGGACTACAAGACCTCGTTGAATCCTCCAGCAGAGGTGAAGTCCGACCAGGACGTGGACATGAACAACACCGATGACAATGCCATGGACACACTGATCAAAGTGgaggacgatgacgatgaag GTGCGCCCAAAACATCACAAGCCATTttcgatgacgatgatgacgacgtCATCGTGCTGCCCAATGAAGAGCCTAGTGTCACGGAAATcgtcgacgacgacgatgaggacGAGTATGTTCCGGGAAATGTGACACGAGCGGACATGGGCAATGAGTCTCAGGACAAAACAGAGTCCAACTCCGAGACAAAAGAACCGGAGAAGGATCAGGTTGAGCTGGGTGAACAGCCGCAAAACGAATCGGCCAACGAATCCGATGTCGAGATCCAAGAGCCAAACATTCCTTTTACGGATCTGGACACGTATGTGGAGAAGGAGATGGATGAGGCCACCAAGGCTGCTCTGCTGAACGTAAAGATCAAGGAGGAGCCCAAGGATGAGTAtgaggaggacgaggatgatgGATTCGAAGATGTGGGCACGGTGGTTTCGCTTTTGCCTCTGCCCGAGGACGAGATCTCCATTCACAGCAGCG AAACTCAAACACACACCATCGGCTCGTCAGCTTCGCCGGCCACCATCGAGCGGCCAGCATCGGTGACCTCGCTCTCCCTGCCCGCCAATGAGGCGGACGAGGTGGAGCAGGGCGATGTGACCGCCGATACGGATACGGAATTGAACGGGGAGAAGCAGGAGGCCACGCATAACCTAAGCGCAGTGGGACCGGCGTTACCTTTGGCTAGcatagttaataaaataaagataaatatcACTAAGAATACGAGTAGTAATAGTCATAATAGTGCCTCCAACACCACGACAACGGACTCGCAAGTCTCGGCCATAAGCGTCATCGGTGGatcaggaggagcagctggtggTGCATCCGGAGCCGCCGATTCTGTCCAGCAGGTGAACGCCATTCAAACCATTTCCACCATTCCAGTGCTGTGCGGCGGCAACACGTTCGTGCCGAAGATTGCGACCAGCACGCCCTCCAACGTAATCAGCTCGATCTCGGTAATTGGCAGCAATTACggcggaagcagcagcaacaatgccaGCCGAAGCACCACTGCCACCGCATCCACAGCGGCTGCCACGCTTCCGGCGGAGACGGCCTGCCGGAAGTCGCCCACTCCGCCGCTCGCCACCGTTGATCCGGATCCGGAGCCCGTCGTGGAACTGAAGCCGGCGCTGCGCAACGCCACACTGAAGCGGACGAAGAAGGTGCAGAACGGCATCGAGACGTCGGGCCTGTGCTCGATCATGTAA